The Merismopedia glauca CCAP 1448/3 DNA window GAATCAAGGTATGAAATAGGTTGACAGCAAAAGTGGGAAGAGTGAGAGATAAGGGTAAAAGAAAACCCAACCAACAATCAACAATCAACAATCCACAATCCCCTTATGCCTCCTCGTTCCGGTTATACTTTACCAGTTTATGTAGCTGCGGCGGCTGTAGCAGCCTTAAAATGGTTAAAATCCCCTGAATTTATGCCGACGACGATCGCTATCAATCTACTTGAACCAGCGCAAACCGTAGAAATTCCGGTAGAAGAGGTAGCTGAAATCAGTAAAAACACAGCTTTAGCCATTACCCGCAGCGATCCAGGAGATAATTTAGATTTAACGCGGGATATGGCGATTTGGGCGATGGTTTCTCTAAAAGTAAAGAATGGTAGTGAACCTCAGATTACTCTTGAAGGTGGGGAAGGTGTCGGTAAAATCGTCGATTTAGACTATCAACCAGCTATTTACAGTTACGCGCAAAGAGTTATTTGCGAGAATTTGCAGGGATATTTAAGCCCAGAAGAAAAGATTAGCGTCAAAATCATTTTCCCACAAGGCCGATCGCTTGCTACTTGTACTTCTAATAGTGCTTTTGGGGTGGTGGAAGGACTTTCTCTGTTGGGAACTACCGGAATTTCTCAACCTCTGAGCGCTCCTGGGCAGCTAGAATTGTGTTTAGAGCAGTTGCGCTCAAAAGCTGCTGCGCCTGTAGTTTTCTGTATTGGGGAAAATGGTCTAGATTTAGCGCAGAAAAATGGGATTAATCCTAAATACTTGGTGAAAACGGCTAACTGGCTAGGACCAATGTTAGCAGAAGCCGGAGTACTCAAAATTCCTCAAGTACTGATATTTGGCTACCACGGAAAACTGATCAAACTAGCTGGAGGAATATTCCACACGCACCATCATCTAGCTGATGGACGCTTGGAGATTCTAATTGCCTATGGCGCTAAAGTAGGACTAGAAATTAGTCATTTACAACAACTTTGGCATAGTGCTACCACTGAAGAGGGGTTGCAGTATTTAAGACAAATTGATGCTCACAATGGTACGGACTGGGTAAAACAAGTATATAACGCGATCGCCCAAGCCATAGATACACGCTCTCAAGCCTACATCTACAACCACTCCCAAGCACAAGTCAAAGTCGGATCTATTTTATTTGATCGCAATCGCCAAATTTTAGTTTCCTCCCCTGCGGCTACCGATCTAATTCCAGAGTTGTGCTAATCTGGTACGAATCATATATTAATAAATCTCAATAAAGTCTTAACTAGTTTTATGTTTCAAGCCACAGGGGTTTTCGCTATCATGCTGACAAATACCCTAGCGCTTCATCATTGATATTCGTTATTTTAGGAGCCATTAGTGACCCCCCCGACAGACACTCTGCAACCTAGCACAGAGGTGCTAAACACAATATCTACCGAACTAGGTCACGATAAACCGATAACAGAGGCGCTCAATCGTCAGATAGTCCTGGTTTTAGACTTTGGTTCCCAATATTCTGAATTGATTGCTCGTCGGATTCGAGAAACTCAAGTATATTCCGAAGTAGTTTCTTACCAGACATCAGCCGCACAAATCAAAGAGCTAAATCCCAAAGGGATTATTTTATCTGGAGGGCCTAGTTCAGTTTATGACG harbors:
- the cbiD gene encoding cobalt-precorrin-5B (C(1))-methyltransferase CbiD, which produces MPPRSGYTLPVYVAAAAVAALKWLKSPEFMPTTIAINLLEPAQTVEIPVEEVAEISKNTALAITRSDPGDNLDLTRDMAIWAMVSLKVKNGSEPQITLEGGEGVGKIVDLDYQPAIYSYAQRVICENLQGYLSPEEKISVKIIFPQGRSLATCTSNSAFGVVEGLSLLGTTGISQPLSAPGQLELCLEQLRSKAAAPVVFCIGENGLDLAQKNGINPKYLVKTANWLGPMLAEAGVLKIPQVLIFGYHGKLIKLAGGIFHTHHHLADGRLEILIAYGAKVGLEISHLQQLWHSATTEEGLQYLRQIDAHNGTDWVKQVYNAIAQAIDTRSQAYIYNHSQAQVKVGSILFDRNRQILVSSPAATDLIPELC